The following coding sequences lie in one Bacillus sp. 2205SS5-2 genomic window:
- a CDS encoding response regulator transcription factor, with protein MAINIVIIDDHQLFREGVKRILQFEPSFNVVAEGSDGVDAVPLVEEHHPDVVLMDINMPKLNGVEATAQLLTNYPEAKIIILSIHDDEMYVSHALKTGALGYMLKEMDADTLIQAVKVVAEGGSYIHPKVTHNLINEFRRLANEEHTSNTYQQMEVRRPLHLLTKRECEVLQLLADGCSNRTIGEELFISEKTVKNHVSNILQKMSVNDRTQAVVTAIKKGWVEIR; from the coding sequence ATGGCAATTAATATTGTGATTATTGATGATCATCAGTTATTTCGTGAAGGAGTCAAGCGCATCCTTCAATTTGAACCTTCCTTTAACGTAGTGGCGGAAGGTAGCGATGGTGTTGACGCAGTTCCATTAGTGGAAGAACATCATCCCGATGTCGTATTAATGGATATTAATATGCCAAAGTTAAACGGCGTTGAGGCGACGGCCCAACTATTAACAAACTACCCTGAAGCGAAAATTATTATCCTTTCAATTCATGATGATGAAATGTATGTTTCACATGCGTTGAAAACGGGTGCACTTGGTTATATGTTAAAAGAGATGGATGCTGACACTTTGATTCAAGCTGTCAAGGTTGTGGCTGAAGGTGGCTCTTACATCCATCCAAAGGTGACACATAATCTGATAAATGAATTCCGTCGCTTAGCAAATGAAGAACACACATCGAACACGTATCAACAAATGGAAGTTCGTCGTCCTCTTCATTTACTAACAAAGCGTGAATGTGAAGTGTTACAGCTTTTAGCTGATGGGTGTTCGAACCGGACAATTGGAGAAGAATTGTTTATTTCGGAAAAAACGGTTAAGAACCATGTAAGCAATATTCTTCAAAAAATGAGTGTGAATGATCGTACTCAGGCTGTTGTGACAGCGATTAAAAAAGGCTGGGTTGAAATTCGATAA